CGTAAATCAAAGTCTGATAAAGGCTCACCGTTCTCAATCACAATTTCAGTTGTGTTGGTATACCATTTCCAGGTAGATGAACTGGAAGAGTACACGTGCTGAAGTGCAACAATCGCATAATTGCCATTGGGAACGTCATTGAAACTGTAATCACCATATTCACTACTCGTTGTATTGGCAACGAGCTCCATGTTATCATATTCTTCAGCCGATACCGCTGACACCGAAAGCGCCAGCAACAACATTATACTTATAGCTAATAAGCCACCTTTCTTCGTACGCATATTATCACCCGATGATATGCAGTGCATCCCGGCAAGGTTACCAGCCATTCCCCGGGATGTACCATCAATTTAATTAACACAATTTTAATTTCTCACATAACAAACATACTTGTTTTCATATGGAAAAAATAATTAGCCTCCTGTTTCATTGCCCGACTCGGGAACATAAATCACACGACCATCCGCCAGTTGGTAAGCCGTACCAAGAGCTTCCCCTGTTCCACCGCCTATTTGCTGAGTCATATTGAGAACCTCAATCTCTGCACCTTCTTTAACAATAATTTTCATATTTTCCTGACCGGGATTCTTAACGATTGTAATGTCCTCGGTAGGCGAAAGGAGTTCAGGAAGCTGGAAAGACATGACAAGTGCCACCAGAAGTGCTACTGAAAAAACCATTGCGATGTCGAAAAGATTTGCAACGCCGGTAAGCGGGTTCTGCTCATCTCCCTCGTACAGCAAGCCTTTTCGTCTGTTGTTGCCCCGACTCACTTTTTTACCTCCATGCAATCAAGGAGATAGTTGATGTCAGCCATGTCCTGCCAGTACCACCTTTTGCGCACCAGTGTCAGGACGTAACCCACAACACCCGCAAAAAGGCCGAGAACCGTTGTTGCAAAAGCAACCATTAAATTGTTGGCAAGCTGCAGGATGTTCCCTTCAGCCAGTCCAATAAGAGCAGGACCCAGAGGGATCAATGTTCCCATCAGGCCAATCATCGGGGCCACCGTAGAGAGAATCTTAGTATACTCAAGATTCTTCGTCATGCGGACTTCATATTCCTCGGAAAGCCAGTCAATTGAAGTTGAAACGTTTTCCCCCAGATGCCTTGCAGCATCCTTTGCGAAAGAAGTTACAAGATGATTCTGATTGATTTTATCAAGAGCAGATGATGCCGACCCATAATCAGAGTCGAAGATACTCTTCTCGACTTGTTTTCCAACCTGTTCAAGCTGTGCAACATTACGATGTCTTCTGGCATATTCGGAAATGAATTCCCCTATAAGTCCTAAAGAGAAAACAACTGCAAGTAAAAGGAGGATAACTACAGGATACAGTAAGGACGAAGATACTGTATACATTATCTGGAAAAGCGATGATTCAATTGCCATTTTTTAATTACTCCTAAAATCAAGATTGTGTTTTTAGCCTGTTTAAGCCAAATCCGATTGTAATTAGTAAAGCAAATCCCACAAAGGGAAACAGCTCAACTTCCGGCCCAACAAATTCCGGTAAACCCATCTGTTTTGTCTTCATGTACGCAGGAGCTATGATTGCACCAAGCATGTAGAAAATACCCAGGAAAGTCATGATATTGCCAAGGGTATCCGGGCCCTTTTCCAGCTTTCGAAGGGTTAGTGAGGAAACAATTACCGCTGCAAAAAAGACGATGCCTACAGCAAAGCCCAGAATTGCAGTACTTGTTTCAAGAGATGAACCCAGAAGCATAATAGATATGAAAAGAGCCGCAAGACAAACCGGACAGGGAATAGAAAGAAGTGCAAAAGTGCGATGGGAAACATCTTTTCCACTGTGCCAATTCTTGGAAGTATAAACACCTACACCTATGAGCAGCAGTGCCATTAAGGCATGAATTGCAATTCCCGCACTTGAGATTTCCATTAGGTAGGATATATCCACACGTGTCAGTATTATTCCTATTATAGTAGCCATTACCAGATAGCTGGATGCTATTAGCAGAATGTCCCTTTTATGAATCGTAGAACATCCACACCCTATACCCGCTTTAACTGCGAATACAAGAATGGAAATAAGGACCCCGATAACTTTGAGGGCAAGAATATCCATCGTTATACCTCATAAGACTGAAGTAGCAGATTTAAAAAGAAACAATCGTTCTTCGATGCTGGCTTATGCAAATTAAATTGAATATCTAAACGTTTTAGTTGTCCCATGATAACCACCTCATGCCACAATGTGGATCAAATAAGCAATTTAACTTGATCCATCCTAAAAAAAAGGTATATGGTACTTAAGAATTGGCAAATGGATTATACATGTAATCCGTCCGGATAACAAAATCCATCGAATGAAATAGCTCATTGAAATTGTAATCCACACAAAAGACTAATATCCAACCACATACTTTTTTGCAACAATGCACGAAGTAATTTGCCCGAAGTGCGGGAAAAACGCTGATAAATTATACAATAATGTATGTGATGAATGTTTCTTCAAGACATTCACACTTGCACAAATTGCTCCAGTGATGCATATCACTGTTTGCCCGAAATGCGACGCAATCCTTGAGCGTGGGCGATGGATTGATGGAAAGCAGATAGAAGATACTGCAATTGAGACTGCTGAAAAGGAACTTTTTATCCATGAACTGGCTGAAAATATTGAACTGAATGTTGAGCCGGTGAAAGTCAGCCCTTATATTTATCGTATCAAATTTTACATTAGTGCAGATATCAATGGAATGCCTGTCGAAGACGAGGTTGAAACGGAAATTCGCATTGAGCGTAACGCATGTGATACCTGTAGCCGTATTTCCGCAGGATATTTTGAAGGAATCCTTCAGCTAAGAGCTGCTGGCAGAAAAATTTCTGAGGAAGAAAAGAAGAAAGCAGGTTCTGTTATATACTCAAATCTTGATCGCCTTCAAAAGAAAGGAGACAAACTCGCTTTCCTCTCCAACTCACTTGACCTTAAAGAAGGCAGCGATTTCTATATCGGTTCAACTCACGCCACCCGGAATGTCTGCAAAGCCATCGTTTCGGAAATGGGAGGAAGCTTCACCGAGTCCCCCACTCTTTTCGGGATGAAAGACGGGAAAAATATCTACAGGGTCACCTTTTCGATGCGTCTGCCCCAGTACAGGAAAGGCGATGTGGTAAATCTTAATGGGAAAAATATCCAGATTAAAATCTCCGAAAAAGTTGTCAAAGGAATTGATCTGGTGACGGGTGACAGGGAGCTCATGACCCATGACGAGATTAGCGAAGCAAAATTCCTCGGCAACGAAAGGGATTCTGTCAAAGCAGTTCTCGTTGCTATCGAAGATGACACTGCCATGATCCTTGACCCGGAAACTTACCAGACCATCACAATCAAGAAACCCTATTTCCTTTCCGGTCAGGGAGGAAGTGAGATCCCCGTACTCAAAACTGAAGTCGGCATTATTCCCCTGCCATAAACGGAAAAGTTGCTTATGAAAAAGATTCTTGTTATTGGGTTTAGCAGTCGTAACATTGCAAGTTCAGCCCATCGGGCAGGCTACGAAGTCTACGCAATTGACGCTTTTTGTGATCAGGATCTGCAGGAACTTGCACAGGAATGCTACGAGCTCAGCGAAGAAGACGTGCGTGACATTGAGCCTGATAGAATATCAAAGGTTATCAGGAATTTCAATGTTGACTTTGATGCTGTAGTACTGGGATCCGGTTTTGAAACACTCGACAGGACTATTTTTGATTGCCCTGTCAGGAATAACGGCCTTGACTCGATAATGAGAGTATCCAATAAGAAGCAATTTGCTGATGAATTGAATGAAATCGGAATCCCACATCCCGAAACCTGGAACATAGGATCTCATCCTGAAATTAAAAAACCTATGATTCTGAAGCCAAAGACAGGGGGCGGAGGAGTTTTCAATCGTGTTGTAAACTCTGAAAATGAACTCGAAAATGCAATTGAAGAGCTTGGAAGCATCAACCCTAACCTGTCAAAAGAAAACTTGCTTCTTCAGCAATTCGTAACAGGAATTCCGGCAAGTGTCTCAGTCATCTCCACTGGTACAGAAGCCAGGGCAATAGCTGTAAACGAACAGCTTATCGGCATCCCATGGCTTACACGAATGCCTTTTGCATACTGTGGCAATATTACTCCTTTTGATACCCCATACAAGAATGAAATGATGGGAATATCCGAAAAACTCTGCACACACTTTGAACTGGTAGGCTCAAACGGAGTAGATTTCCTGATCACGGAAAAGGGTCCTATTGTCCTGGAAATAAACGCCCGTTTCCAGGGAAGTCTGGACAGCATTGAAATGGCAACCGGATTGAATCTATTTGAAACTCATATAAGATCCTTTGAAGGGATTCTTCCGGCGGAAATTACAGAAAATCGATTTGCTGCAAGAGCCATTATTTATGTTGACGGCCAGCCTTTGCAAGTTGGAGAAAGACCTGGAAAATGGGAAATTGTTACAAAGCTTGCCGACATCCCAAAAAGCAATCATATTGCAGAGCAGGATGAACCATTCTTGTCAATATTGGAAACGGGACAAAACAGGCAGGAACTTATGGAAAATCTACAGTCAGCCTGCCAAACTGTCCGAAACGATTCAAAGTTGAATAATTGATATTGGGACATCGATTTTATGCAATCGCAAATACGCTCTGCAAAACCATAACTATAAATACTAATCATAGCAAAAAGACAGAACTCGGTATTACTGATTGTTCTTTACTTATGAGGTGAGTGACTGTGATCGATTTAAATGACCCTGTTGTGCGCGGCTATTTACTCCAGCTTCTTGGAGAAGAAGGTATCAAGATAATAGAAAACATGCCTGAAGGTGAGGTCACTGATGAAGCGATCGCCGAAGCTACCGAGGTGCTTCTGAACATTGTGAGAAGAAACCTTTTCATTATGAATGAGAACAAACTTGCCGTCTGTCGTCGCGAAAGGGATTCAAGCAGCGGATGGCTTACGTACCTCTGGAAACTCGATCTTGATGATATCAACAACCAGCTTTCAAAAGAGCAGCGTAAGCTGATTAAGAACCTGCAGACCCGCCTTGATTTTGAAGAAGGAAATGTTTTTTACGTGTGTCCTGAAGGTCATATAAGGGTTCTTTTTAACGATGCAGCAGATCTGGAATTCCTCTGCCCCATGTGTGGGGAAGACCTTGAATTCAAGGATAACCAGATAATTGTTGATGCTCTCAAAAAACGATTGGAAGCGTTGGCCGAAAGCTAATCATGATCTCTTTTGATGATGCTCTGGAAATCCTTCGAAAAGAAGGAGCTGCCCAAAACGTAATAGAGCATTGCATCGAAGTCTCAAAAGTGTCAGTAGAGATTGCGGAGATATTACAATCCCGTGGAGACAAGGTTGATATTGAGCTTGTACGAGTCGGGGGGCTGCTGCATGATCTGGGACGCGCACGGATTCACGATATAAGTCATGCCCATGAAGGCACCCTTATGGCTAAAGAATTAGGACTTGATGAGCGGCTTGTAAAAATCATCAGAAACCATATCGGAGCCGGCCTTACAAAAGAAGATGCTAAGGAGCTGGGATTACCTGAAGAGGATTTTATCCCACGTTCCATTGAGGAAAAAATCGTAGCCCATGCAGATAATCTTGTGAAAGGTACAAGAAAGATAGGCATCGACAAAAGAGCCAGTATAATGAAGAAAAAGGGTGCAAGCCCTGAATCCATAAAACGTGTGCTTTCACTTGCCGATGAACTCGGTATTGCTAAACTCTGATAATTTGGAAATTTTTTCTTTCAACTGGCTTTTTAATTAAAAGGTCAGGATTTATTTTTGGTCTTACTGAGATCAGGTTTTAAGATGTGATAATCATCAAACCCAAGTCTCACAAAAACCATCAGACAGATCAAGACACCAAGAATAGTTGTTACAAAAATGGCAATCATTATTGTGATCTGGTATTTTATAGCAAGAATAGGGCTTGCACCAGCCAGAATTTGACCGGTCATCATCCCCGGAAGAAAAACAATCCCCATGGTAGCCATGTTTGCAAATGTGGGACGAAGCGCGGAATTCATGCTCTCACGGACATATGGCAACAGTGCCTCCTGTCGGGTTGCTCCAAGACCAAGGCGGTAAAGATAGCGATGCTCATTCGTACTGACCGACTTATAGAGATCATTTAATCCAACTATGTTTGCCCTCAGTGAATTTCCTGCAAGCATTCCGGCTATCGGAATCAAATAACGGGCCTCAAACAGGTTTTCAAGTTCAATTACAAATGCGTCGAAATAAAGAAGAACCAGAATATTGGACACTGAAAAAAGAATGAAAAGGGGACCAATAAAGGTCTTCACACGCAGATCCGCCGAATCAAGAATCGTATAGGACGCAAAGCAGAGCATTACAAAAACCCATATCAGATTGACAGCGGAGTTGTTGATGTCAAAAACAACTGTCAAAAGCATGCCAATCAGGAAAAGCTGAAAAGCCATTCTCGACATTGTTACGGTAATATACCTGATGACACCAAGCTTGAGATAATAGCTTACTGCAAATGAAATCAAAAGTAAGAGGCTGCAAAATACAAATCCCGTAACACCAATATTCTGGATTTCCATCTGTTAATATCTCCTGAACCCTTAAACTTTGTTTCCAACTTCCACAACCCTATCCACAATTTTTTCCCACTGGGGATCATGTGATACAATAAGAAGAGTTGAAGAGGGGTTTTTTGTGAAATACTCTGCCACTTTCTCTTTCATGTCAGAATCAAGCGAGGATGTCGGTTCATCCAGTAAGAAAACATTCCTGTCCAGAAGGATAGAAACTGCAAGAAGAAGACGTTGTTTTTCACCACCGGAAAGATCAGAAAAATCCTTATCTAAAACAGAATTATCAAGGCTGAACTCTGAAAGAATATCCGAGACAGATTGCTCATCCGCAGAAACAGATACGGATGAAAAAGAAAAAATGTTGTTGATGAAATCCCTGATATTCCCTTCTGCAACATCAGCATTTTGAGGAACATAGGAAATATTCGTCCTGACATTTCCAACAATCAAAGGACTCAGGGGTTTTCCGTTGAAAAACACATTTCCTGAATCGGGTTTTGAATACCCCATCAAATAGCTGAAAAGAGTGGATTTGCCACACCCGGATTTCCCTTTGAGAAGAATTTTTTCTCCTTCAAAAACCGAGAGATTAAAATCCTCAAGCACTTTTTTTCCAGAATAAGAAACTGAAATTGATTCAAACTGGATTAATTCCTGACCCATGTATCCACCATTCAAACTACCATCAAATTGGAATATAGCTATATTAAAGCTATTACCCAATAGAATATATAGAAAAACACAATCTATTGGGCTCTTTGTGACTCGATAAGAAGGATAATCAAACTCTTACCTGAAGCAACCAAAAAAAGATTTCTTAGCGTTTGCAGGTTTTTATTGTCATTTTGTACCTGATAGTTCCTTTTTCAAAACCGAATACAAAGGGATATACTTCAACGCCCTTGTCCAGTACGTCATAGAAGGTGTTGTAAAAAGCAGGATCTATTTTTTCATTCGGAGAAAAACATTTGGCTTCCTCGCGGAAAATCAGTATGAAAATCGCTGCCCTGTCACCGTTATTAACTGCTTCACCCAACTCCTCAAGATGCCTCTTTCCGCGAAGGGTGGGAGCATCCGGGAAAAGTGCGTTTTCATTTTCTGCCAATGTGCAGCCCTTGACTTCAATCCACCATTTTTCCCCGTTTTTTTCTGCCAGAAAATCAATCCGGCTTTTCCCGAGGTTTTGTTCAGCAGCAAGAGAATCTATTTCTCCAAGCGGGGATATATTTGGTTTGGAAAAAATCCATTCTGCAATTTTCCTGTGATAAGCGGAATTTATCAGAACCCAGTTTTCACCGATGCGACCCGCAATGACATCCCAACCGGTCTTACGATTTGGATTGCTGGCTTTTTTCAACAAAAGATGGTTTCCGGGATAGAGAATATCTTCAAGTCTCCCCGGATCATGAACATGGACGGGAACTTCTTCGAGACCTGCGACCGGGATGTCTACTATTGCAAGAAAACGATTCGGACGTTCCAGAAGAACAGCTTCGACGTCCCATCCAATTTCAAGAACATCCATCGATCTCAGTGATTTGGCCATTAACGAAAGACCGGGGCAATGTGACTTATAATTAACTTCGAAACATCATTCCTTTGAAACATAGCCACCAAGCATTGCTCCAAGGGTTCCGAGAATGCCGGTAAAAACCACCCCAAGAAGAACGAAGGTTACTCCCACAAAGGCGATGATTCCGGGCAACCATTCGCTGGCGAAACTTGGACCAAGCAGCGCGAGAAGAGCTACAAACGGTATTGCAAACAGCACTGTCATTAAGAGACCGACTTTCAATCCTTCACCCGCTGTTTTTGTTTCCAGGTAAGCACCTGCGAATCCCCCGATAAAAGCCGCAATTACGTTCACATACGGAACAAGATAAAGAACAATAGTAATCAACATTGAGATTACTGCACCTTTTACAATACCCATTTTAACCTGCCTCTTTACAAGGATTACTCATATCAAATAATAAACTTTTCCGGAAATAAAGAAACCCGGATATC
Above is a window of Methanohalophilus levihalophilus DNA encoding:
- a CDS encoding DUF5518 domain-containing protein — protein: MGIVKGAVISMLITIVLYLVPYVNVIAAFIGGFAGAYLETKTAGEGLKVGLLMTVLFAIPFVALLALLGPSFASEWLPGIIAFVGVTFVLLGVVFTGILGTLGAMLGGYVSKE
- a CDS encoding ABC transporter permease — its product is MEIQNIGVTGFVFCSLLLLISFAVSYYLKLGVIRYITVTMSRMAFQLFLIGMLLTVVFDINNSAVNLIWVFVMLCFASYTILDSADLRVKTFIGPLFILFSVSNILVLLYFDAFVIELENLFEARYLIPIAGMLAGNSLRANIVGLNDLYKSVSTNEHRYLYRLGLGATRQEALLPYVRESMNSALRPTFANMATMGIVFLPGMMTGQILAGASPILAIKYQITIMIAIFVTTILGVLICLMVFVRLGFDDYHILKPDLSKTKNKS
- a CDS encoding transcription factor produces the protein MIDLNDPVVRGYLLQLLGEEGIKIIENMPEGEVTDEAIAEATEVLLNIVRRNLFIMNENKLAVCRRERDSSSGWLTYLWKLDLDDINNQLSKEQRKLIKNLQTRLDFEEGNVFYVCPEGHIRVLFNDAADLEFLCPMCGEDLEFKDNQIIVDALKKRLEALAES
- the sfsA gene encoding DNA/RNA nuclease SfsA, yielding MAKSLRSMDVLEIGWDVEAVLLERPNRFLAIVDIPVAGLEEVPVHVHDPGRLEDILYPGNHLLLKKASNPNRKTGWDVIAGRIGENWVLINSAYHRKIAEWIFSKPNISPLGEIDSLAAEQNLGKSRIDFLAEKNGEKWWIEVKGCTLAENENALFPDAPTLRGKRHLEELGEAVNNGDRAAIFILIFREEAKCFSPNEKIDPAFYNTFYDVLDKGVEVYPFVFGFEKGTIRYKMTIKTCKR
- a CDS encoding ABC transporter ATP-binding protein — translated: MGQELIQFESISVSYSGKKVLEDFNLSVFEGEKILLKGKSGCGKSTLFSYLMGYSKPDSGNVFFNGKPLSPLIVGNVRTNISYVPQNADVAEGNIRDFINNIFSFSSVSVSADEQSVSDILSEFSLDNSVLDKDFSDLSGGEKQRLLLAVSILLDRNVFLLDEPTSSLDSDMKEKVAEYFTKNPSSTLLIVSHDPQWEKIVDRVVEVGNKV
- a CDS encoding DUF2149 domain-containing protein, which translates into the protein MSRGNNRRKGLLYEGDEQNPLTGVANLFDIAMVFSVALLVALVMSFQLPELLSPTEDITIVKNPGQENMKIIVKEGAEIEVLNMTQQIGGGTGEALGTAYQLADGRVIYVPESGNETGG
- a CDS encoding MotA/TolQ/ExbB proton channel family protein, coding for MAIESSLFQIMYTVSSSLLYPVVILLLLAVVFSLGLIGEFISEYARRHRNVAQLEQVGKQVEKSIFDSDYGSASSALDKINQNHLVTSFAKDAARHLGENVSTSIDWLSEEYEVRMTKNLEYTKILSTVAPMIGLMGTLIPLGPALIGLAEGNILQLANNLMVAFATTVLGLFAGVVGYVLTLVRKRWYWQDMADINYLLDCMEVKK
- a CDS encoding 60S ribosomal export protein NMD3, with protein sequence MHEVICPKCGKNADKLYNNVCDECFFKTFTLAQIAPVMHITVCPKCDAILERGRWIDGKQIEDTAIETAEKELFIHELAENIELNVEPVKVSPYIYRIKFYISADINGMPVEDEVETEIRIERNACDTCSRISAGYFEGILQLRAAGRKISEEEKKKAGSVIYSNLDRLQKKGDKLAFLSNSLDLKEGSDFYIGSTHATRNVCKAIVSEMGGSFTESPTLFGMKDGKNIYRVTFSMRLPQYRKGDVVNLNGKNIQIKISEKVVKGIDLVTGDRELMTHDEISEAKFLGNERDSVKAVLVAIEDDTAMILDPETYQTITIKKPYFLSGQGGSEIPVLKTEVGIIPLP
- a CDS encoding ATP-grasp domain-containing protein, with product MKKILVIGFSSRNIASSAHRAGYEVYAIDAFCDQDLQELAQECYELSEEDVRDIEPDRISKVIRNFNVDFDAVVLGSGFETLDRTIFDCPVRNNGLDSIMRVSNKKQFADELNEIGIPHPETWNIGSHPEIKKPMILKPKTGGGGVFNRVVNSENELENAIEELGSINPNLSKENLLLQQFVTGIPASVSVISTGTEARAIAVNEQLIGIPWLTRMPFAYCGNITPFDTPYKNEMMGISEKLCTHFELVGSNGVDFLITEKGPIVLEINARFQGSLDSIEMATGLNLFETHIRSFEGILPAEITENRFAARAIIYVDGQPLQVGERPGKWEIVTKLADIPKSNHIAEQDEPFLSILETGQNRQELMENLQSACQTVRNDSKLNN
- a CDS encoding HDIG domain-containing metalloprotein, with amino-acid sequence MISFDDALEILRKEGAAQNVIEHCIEVSKVSVEIAEILQSRGDKVDIELVRVGGLLHDLGRARIHDISHAHEGTLMAKELGLDERLVKIIRNHIGAGLTKEDAKELGLPEEDFIPRSIEEKIVAHADNLVKGTRKIGIDKRASIMKKKGASPESIKRVLSLADELGIAKL
- a CDS encoding DUF2162 domain-containing protein — its product is MDILALKVIGVLISILVFAVKAGIGCGCSTIHKRDILLIASSYLVMATIIGIILTRVDISYLMEISSAGIAIHALMALLLIGVGVYTSKNWHSGKDVSHRTFALLSIPCPVCLAALFISIMLLGSSLETSTAILGFAVGIVFFAAVIVSSLTLRKLEKGPDTLGNIMTFLGIFYMLGAIIAPAYMKTKQMGLPEFVGPEVELFPFVGFALLITIGFGLNRLKTQS